The region tgttcaatatataaatatcgtCGAAGTATAACACTAACTGAGGGCGCCCTTTCACAAATCTGCCTGTCAGGGGAATAAGCCTTAAAACTGGTTTTGACAGATTTTGGAAAGAGGATGTAAGGGCGCACTCATTTTAATTGTAACAGTCCAAGTAAGAGCAGAATGACAGGGTCTTGAACAAGACTACCTCATACCACAAAGGCTGGATATGTGCCTGACATGAATCAACTAAGCACTTCATATGTTAATGACAGCAAAGCCTAATAGAACTCTGTAGTAAGCTGAACAACCCCTATTTATTCAGCAAACTGAACAAAACTCAAAGACAAGGATATGTAATGAGACACTTCTGCATATAAATTAGCTGATTGCAAATTCACACTTTTAATACTAAAAGCACTCCACTTTCTATTCTCAACTTTCCACTCATGTAACTAGATCAATATGTCGTGCATACGGTATGAAAACAAAAGCTAATACTCATTAACCTTACTACTAGTCTAACGTTACTAAAACTCAACTTGACAGTTAACAGTCAAGTAGGCTAAACCTACGGTGGTATAATCTGCAAAGATATATttgagacatactgtaggtGACTATTCATGGTTGTACTGATCTCAACAGATATTAGCAGAATCATTAGTAAATGTCTCATACCAACAATGCTCTATATAGCTACATAGGAAGATTTTACTTAAATTCTAGTAACTTAAGAATTTCAGTGATACCAAGTTTACAAACAAAGACATCATCTGAACAATTCATTACTTCCTCCGTCTAAAGGAATGACTAGTAATAATTATATGATTATATGAATTTATTTCCCCAAACGCCTTGATCAAAACTAATACAAAAATGGGAAGTTGGAAACATATATTTCCCATCGAGATCATTTTTATACATATTTCCTCATTAGGAAATGCTGCATTCTTTAATTTGTCCGATGACTAAGACAAGAACTAATTTAACAACATGACAGACCACCATTTAATATGCAAGCAGTCCATCCACTCAGTCTCTGACTTGTTTATTCTGTAAGGAGTCCATCCACTCAGGAAACACAATATCCAAACAGCAGTTCATCCAATATGTAATAGGCAGTTCATCCATACCGTAACGTTCCATTAAGATTGCAGCATATCTACTCAGTCAGCATATGCAATAAGTTGTTCACTCTGTCCTGTCAGTGAGCAGTTCATCCATTCCATAACTATCCATTAAGAATGCAGCATATCTATACAGTAAGTATACACCATAAGTTGTTCACTCTGTGAGCAGTTCATCCATTCCGTAACTTTCCATTAAGAATGCAGCATATCTTTTCAGTGAGCATAAGCCATAAGTTGTTCACTCTGTCCTGTCAGTGAGCAGTTCATCCATTCCATAACTTTCCATTAAGAATGCAGGTATATCTATTCAGTGAGCATATGCCATAAGTTGTTCACTCTGTGAGCAGTTCATCCATTCCATAAATTTCCATTAACAAAGCAGCATATCTATTCAGAAAGCATATACTGGTTCACTCTGTGATCAGTTCATCCAATCCGTAACTTTCCATTAAGAATTTGTAGCATATCTATTCAGTGAGCATATGCCATAACTAGTTCACTCTGTGAGCAGTTCATCCATTCCGTAACTTTCCATTAAGAATGCAGCATATCTATTCAGTAAGCAAATGTCATAACTAGTTCACTCTGTGAGAAGTTCATCCCTTCTGTAAGTTTCCATTAAGAATGTAGCATATCTATACCGTCAGCATATATACTTCACTCTGTGAGTAGTTCATCCATTCTGTAAGATTCTATTGACAATGTAGCATATCTATTCAGGAAGCATAAGCCATAAGTAGTTCATCCCGTGAGCAGTTCATCCATTCAGTAAGTTTCCATTAAGATGTAGCATATCTATTCAGTAAGCATATACTAGTTCACTCTGTGAGCAGTTCATCCATTCTGTATTTAGTAGTTCATCCACATCATATAAAGGGATTGAATGTTCATCCAATCTGCATTTGGTCATTTATCCCTTCTGTTAGTGTCCATTCAGAAAGCATTTCATCAATGCAACGACCACTATCCCATCTGATTACTAGTGGCTGCAGTTTTCAATTAGTACTTTACTTGAAGTTAATGATTGAAGAAGTTATCAATTAACTTCAAGTCCACCACTACTTGCTATTTTGTCATAATTGATTCCAGTACCTATTAAATTTGCCACATGTCCCACCTCCCAACCAAAAAGAAACCCCCGCCATTACCACCCCTTCCCTATCTCTTCTTTCACCACCAaacccccccaccaaaaaaaaaacaaaaaaatggtcATTGAGCAGACAAATATGGCCTTTCAATGGCCATGTTTGCCTTGAACTTTTCATCCTTGTGCAGTCCAAGACATTAAAACAGTAACTCTGTACATAAGATATAcaataatatttgcatatttgaatACCAAATCCGCAATCACATGTTCCTCGTGCCATATACGCATCCTGTTGGTCAGCATCTGTGACCATTACGACCCGTTCTTCCTCATTTTGTACATCCCATCGATCAAAAAACCTTGATTGTTTGAAATAAGTTTGCACCCTCTTGaagcaggtcaaaggtcattcattTTTTCAGCGTTTTCCTGATGAGCGTCATTCTCTGTTTATGAGCCTCCGTTGCTGCTGGTCTTTTAACTTGCCTGTTTTCTTCCGACGTGTAACCAGGGATCCACATGTTCCAATTTCTCTCTGAAAAGgaaaagatatataaacataataataataattataataataatcatactaataataataatattaatcataataataataataataataataatacaaaagattaaaacaaaaagtgaaaTTTGTTATTTCACATCTTCCTGTGAAACTGTGGAAGCATACTTCCCCCATTACCTATGCACTCATTGTCTCAACCTGTGGCGCCCTTAAAATTTAACATGACCATAAGCAAGTATATTCGCAAAACCTCTTACCTAAGTGAAGCAGGACATCTCGGACCTCCAACGTACTGGACTTCCTGTGTTTGGCCAGCTGGCACCCAGCAGTGACTATATTCTCAATGAAATCGTCAGCGATTTGTAACAGCATCTATTAAAGAAGAAATCACAAACGTCTCACTGAGCTAAACGAAACACCAGATAATCAAAATATAATCTATTGCATAAAGATTTCTACTTTGTCATTTCAAGCAACAGATTCTACATGGCATCAAGGTTTACAGATGAGAAAGTTGATCTCTTGTAAGATGATTAATATGGGCAAGTTCAATTGTGTTTTTCTCACAGCTATAGTTGCCAGGGACATCACATGACTATAATCCCTAGAAGCCTTCACCATTCCATGACTTTATTGATTGAAAAACAGTCAGCAGTAAATCAGTTTGATTTTTTCCCAGCATGAATTACATTTTGAAGTTCTCTCTGACAAAATGTTCGATTCGGAGGAATACACAGGATTCGAAAtgcatttgatattttgtaaacttcAAAATTCTTCTATTGTTAAATGTACAGCAAAGATTATAAAAAGCAACCAGCCTTGGATTTGGTACTGATTTATAACTATTCTATGATAATAATCGCTCATTTTCATTCTCAGTGTACAAATCGGTCGTTTGTCATATAGCTACGGTTTTTCAGACCAACCAAAATCTATGGCCTGGTTCTCCAagggacaaccagaaaaaaaatcgtTAAAAAGTTGTCCAGTAAATCTATTTACCTCTTCCACATCTTCATCCAGCTGGGTGTTAGGATCAATCTCCCTCACCAAGTCCTGAATCTTCTTCTTATTTAAAACCTTTttgataataaaacaaaaagtaccACAAGTTAACACATTTTTGTTCTATTGTTGTAGCAAAGGGATGGGGATGCATGTACATTCTGTGATTGTATCCATCACGTTAGAGACAGCATTTCTTGGCTATGCAATTTAAAACTCTTTCACTTTTACAATTTccaacatacacacacatttacCAGAGAGGACAATCGTCACTTTAGACAGCGAGCCAAAGGAACTGTGATGGCGTTGCACCGATAATTTGACAGtgcttgacctttgaccaagaCCAAGACTTTCTGCTCTACCTCTATTCAATTTGACCAATGGTACCTGATTCCTGTTATTTAGTTTTTGTTCAATCATCTCACGTGTGCATTGTCTGAGCTGTGTCTCTATTGCGATATTCAATTTGACCAATGGTACCTTAATTTTTTGTAAATCATCTCACCTGTGAATTGTCTGAGCTGTGTCTGGACGCTGAGTCACTCATGGTGTTTCCCGGCCTGCCACTCTTTCCCAAAGCCAGCGACTGGCTCTGACTTTTGGCCAGTGCTAGTTGAATCTCTTGTTGTCTTAACTTTTCACTCTTGACCTACAAAGGACACAGAATTGGACATCTCTAAGGATGATAATGAGGCTGATATCTTATATCTCCATATGTATAAACCAATAGCAAGAGAAATTTTAATTTGGGTCTCTGAGTTATCGATAGTTACAAATTATGCATTTATACTTTAAATTAACGGTAGGTAAATTGAAATACCTATCCTATTGACCTATTGATCCTGTTGACCCGAATCATCCGGTCTTTCAACATTGATAGATGATGGCATTCTCTTGTATCAAATTATTTATTACTTTCTCgaaaggttgatatttttgtgaGAAATGACCCACCCATATTTGTGGCCAATAAACACAAACCAGCACGATCGGACACATGTACAGTTTTGAATACTTCCAAGGCACGACCAACAATAATTTAACTtacatttaaacattaattaaatttattaattaattatataagtaaatgaataatgcAAACCTGACTGGGAAATTTGAGAcaatgggggaaaaaaagggaaaagaaagtTATGGCTGAAATGGGATTTGAACAGGTGACCTCTGGGCTTGCAACCTAGGGGGGTCACTGGTTCAATTCTTGTTCCAGCCATaaattctttgctcttttccaatTTAAACTTAATGGAAGTTTTCACAATACCGAAATGGCATACCCAAGATATGGGAAATCTACAATCTGGTCTCACATCAGCTTGCAAATGCAGCATAACATGACTTACGACCTCTGAAAATATCAGCTAATGACCAACCCTTGCTTGTTCCGTGAGAGCTTTGCTCATTAAATCCCGGAGTTTCTTCAAGTCTTGCTCCTGTCTGACATTCAAAGATCCGGCTTTCTCAAGTTGTTCCAATCTCTGAAAGAAACCAAATTATGTAAACTCAGATTCATCTCGCTGAAACAGACTTccaagacgggggggggggggggggggttagctaGTCTTCCAATATCAGATCCTGTTTCGTTGTACACAAACGAGACGAGGAACATTCAGAGGGTTTTCAGTAAATAGGAAGTTTTTTATCCTTTTATATTAAGGAAAGAAATCTTGTTTTTCATTCTCATCTAACACTTCTCCGGTCTCACCAGATTCAGTCAATCGACAAgtgaacattttctttcttgttaaaAGAAAGAAGAGAGAATCAGGAGGGACAAACAGTCCTCCATCGTGGACCCTGATCAAACTCCATCTTTCTGACAGATGTGGCTGGCTAGTAAATGGTCATTGGCTTTATCCATTCATGATATTACTTAATATCTTCAGCCCCAAATCCTACATGTAAATGAGGCTAGTTTCATCTGCTTTGAACATGTGATGTAAATCTGACTGAAGATGATATTGATCTCCTGTTGTCAGTCTGAAAAATTTGAACACCTTATATGGTGATAATAAATGTCAGAAaaactagggatgcaccggatccaaatttttggatccggccggaaccggattttgccggatagtacttGAAATCCGGCCgcaaccg is a window of Apostichopus japonicus isolate 1M-3 chromosome 21, ASM3797524v1, whole genome shotgun sequence DNA encoding:
- the LOC139962666 gene encoding transcription initiation factor TFIID subunit 12-like; amino-acid sequence: MNESPTVQSTNTALLPSPAPPSSSSSTSSQAPRKTLQETIHDIEAQISRLEQLEKAGSLNVRQEQDLKKLRDLMSKALTEQARVKSEKLRQQEIQLALAKSQSQSLALGKSGRPGNTMSDSASRHSSDNSQVLNKKKIQDLVREIDPNTQLDEDVEEMLLQIADDFIENIVTAGCQLAKHRKSSTLEVRDVLLHLERNWNMWIPGYTSEENRQVKRPAATEAHKQRMTLIRKTLKK